Proteins encoded by one window of Geobacter sp. DSM 9736:
- a CDS encoding ABC transporter substrate-binding protein, with the protein MRRSIVLILCLILWGTGAAWGYDLLLVQSNRSSVYDDVVRGFRSACGAESRLLVLSDYADADVVRVVREERPRLVVALGDEAMAKVRKLRQTPVLAVMTLGLHDGQRTGIAGIDMYVPPERYFPLFGPLRAERIGVLYDPAKTGWYVKRAVAAAKRAGVHLVLREVHNPREAVAALYDLKGKVDALWMIPDTTAVTRENLEAWFGFSLQQSVPVVSFTAAHLRMGAAAAVDIDRGALGRQAGELANRLLDGSPHAEQPVESPQTTTIKSNASVLKNLGFPANLLDRLADR; encoded by the coding sequence TTGAGAAGATCCATCGTTCTCATACTCTGCCTCATTCTCTGGGGGACCGGTGCTGCGTGGGGGTACGACCTGCTCCTCGTCCAGAGCAACAGGAGCTCTGTGTACGACGACGTAGTGCGCGGTTTCCGCAGTGCCTGCGGGGCTGAAAGCCGCCTCCTTGTCCTCAGCGACTACGCCGATGCCGATGTCGTGCGGGTGGTGCGGGAGGAGCGGCCGCGGCTCGTGGTGGCTCTTGGCGACGAAGCCATGGCCAAAGTTCGGAAACTGCGGCAGACGCCGGTTCTTGCTGTAATGACCCTGGGCCTTCATGACGGACAGCGCACCGGCATTGCAGGCATCGACATGTATGTTCCTCCTGAGAGGTATTTCCCTCTGTTCGGTCCGCTACGTGCCGAGAGAATCGGTGTCCTGTACGATCCTGCAAAGACGGGTTGGTACGTAAAGCGGGCGGTGGCGGCGGCGAAGCGGGCAGGGGTGCACCTGGTGCTGCGCGAAGTGCATAACCCCAGGGAGGCGGTAGCCGCCCTCTATGACCTGAAGGGGAAAGTGGATGCCCTCTGGATGATCCCGGACACAACAGCAGTGACGCGAGAGAACCTGGAGGCGTGGTTCGGTTTCTCGCTGCAGCAGTCGGTGCCGGTGGTTTCCTTCACTGCAGCTCACCTGCGGATGGGCGCTGCCGCAGCCGTCGATATCGACAGGGGGGCATTGGGCCGGCAAGCGGGTGAGCTGGCCAACCGGCTTCTAGACGGATCTCCTCATGCCGAGCAGCCGGTAGAGTCTCCTCAGACCACCACCATAAAGAGTAATGCATCCGTCCTCAAAAACCTCGGATTTCCCGCCAACCTTCTCGACAGACTTGCGGACCGGTAA